The genomic window actctgataccataaaatatcacgtcCCAAactcgggacataacacggccatgctaccgagggatagacccacgataacacgaagccaaaattcatcttcttaaatataataacaggtgtatcacaaataaatataataataaagttcaattcaaatatttaattaaaccaaaactggttcagagcatctaaatccaaagatgaaataatccaagtcttaaaattcataatgactacaatccataaatgtAAACTAAATTCCTaatgcaaaattttcaagcttgctttgctgatccccaagcctggattccctttccatcagtcctagccttatttctctgtacatgaaaaagaaaataaaaagaatatgagctacaccagctcagtaagtagacttctgcttccttaccggatcaagcataagttttctatgataatgcatcatttaacaaataacaattattgtaaaaataaatatttcatagagcatataataaaacaagttataagctcatcatgcatgtataaatcatgtatatttcataattatgaatcgtaaatcattttcatcatgtattcatatcatgtttcaaaacattgctcacagacattcgtgctaaggtcactattatacccgtgacaggatcatgtttcttaatcgacagaattcttaattcatgtgccaactttatacccgctggtagggccatgtttcgtatgaatgctagctccggatgtcgaccttcccgaagagattcattcatagctatctgagagcctttgaaatcattatatctttaaagcatacatatacatagatggaaaaataatgaaatttatgcttcataatcatgctattttcataagaaatattcatgaaatcaatgctcataataaaacatgctttttcatatcacatatgccaatctttattttatgaaaaattatgatttcatcaataacaattctttgcataaaaacatgatcatttaaaaaataaataaggagcacaggatctacttacctcgatcgtcctggaccttttaatcttccttaaaagaatcagacagtcctatttaaaatattaaatcatcaataaattttattttatatatttaataaaatttcataatataaagaaatgaccgataTGATGATCtatccaataaatctctcccttcggctctaaaccgatttaaggtcataggtccctaggagtggagaaggtggcctaataggggattcatagggcttcttagagagaaaaaatttttagagagagaaagtagagagagaaagagtccaattctagagagagaaagactttagagaaggatgagagaaacttcctttcatgtgtattattattattattattattattatattattattattattattattatattattattattattattattattattatataaatatatatttttcttttcttttctttttattattattattattattattattatataaatatatatttttcttttcttttcttttctttttccttttcttcccgtggccttctttggccgaaacaggggacctagaggtccccgtaccCTTTGACCGGCTGTTCGTAGCCACCCCTGATCATGACGGTGGTCGGCAGCGAGGGGAGAGCTTTTCGAATTTGGAGGGGCCAAGGCCAACGGTCGGTGGTGACCATCGATGCCGGAAAATCAGGAAAAAGAAGAGGCCGAATAGGGGTTTTCTTTTCcgacaaaatccgacgacacctgtcgtcggcaatcgtgcccacaggcacgggaaaggagggagagaagagaggaagaggaaggaggccttaccacagcctccgatgacccccaccggcgtgaaatcgcggcaaGCACGAGTCGagaggccgcggcttcaatcggaaaaattggagagaaactccggcgatcgtcggtgattgatgggtctactcttagaggagaggaggggggttcttatagagctcgtcctaggatcttttaatagccctaggactccgattcctgatcggaaccggggaagaagaagactccgatcgggagtcttcctcccttttttttttttttttgtttaatgggcttagtgggcttttggcccatcgggcCAGGTTATCACAGATTTTATGGAAGAACCTCTTTTGGTGGGTAAAACCTGTTGGTTGATTCTGATTCCAGAACCCACTTCGGGGTGAAAGTTCTTCACTTCCTCACCAGGACTCTTTTTCTGTTTCCGgatataaaaacagttcctcttGGAAATCAAAAGGCAGCAGTGAGAAAACGTAAAGAAACTGCTCCAGACAAGAGGCATCATCAGACTTATAAGAAAGGACTTATTGAAAATTTTAGATGTCGATGCCATTCATTCATGGAAAGAATGAACTcactagataatttttttaaaaaggaaaAGGACGTGTACATGAATAGATGTACGGATATCACTATATCCACTGGATTCATGCACGTGTCTGCATGTCTGCATCATGCATGGCAACAATTTTGAGCATTGCTAGACAGAGCGGAGttcaaattctctaattttaaaaatgtGAGCTTGCAGTCTAGTGGAGTATGACAGCTTATAAATGCTTCTAGATTACATATAATGTTAAAAACTCTAGCAGGTGGGAGAGTAACACTTCACAAGGATGCGAACCTTATTTTTTGTATTAGGAAGTGTTTCTCCAGATGCCTTCTGACTAGACTCTTTGATCCTCTTGCATTTTCTGCCTCTCTGaaagaaaaatcatcaaaatatttCGCACAAGCATCATTTACCTAACAGTCTCATGCAAGTTAACCTCAACAAAGGCATCTCAATGTCAGAAAAAGCACAAAACCTCTACATTCTCAGTAAGTACATCTCTTCCGGTAACATGCGGAGATTCCAAAAATTCCAGTAATTTGGCTGAGATTTCTCCCTGGAAACACCATGCAGCTGAACAAATTGAAACATACAATGTACTTTTACCAAGGGAATGAGAGTATCATCTACTATTAACCAACCTTTTTTGTAGTGGCTTTTGCATCAGGGACGTTAAGCAACTCACATAAAACCAGCAATCTTTCTTTATTACACTTAGCAAGCCATTCTTTAACTTTTGCCCTCTCTTTTGCCTGCAGAGGAATTATAAAATTGACTAGTAAAAAGTGTGGTAGAAAACGATCTTATAATAACAATATTTCTGCAAATATGCTAGtgatattattttcaataaatctaCTCTATGTCTATACCAACCAGAAATCAGTTTAAAATTTCTTGTAGTTACCCCACAACTGCTGTTCATATGAGAAGgtaaaaacaaaaataaatagaataagcAATAATGCAATATCATCATCAAATGTTGACATTATCAAAGGAAGAACCCTGCAGTAGGTTAATTATGGTACCTTATTTTTAGCCCAAACAAAACCAGAAAACTGTAGAATGTTCTTCTTCCAAGAGGATGCCTGGAAACCAGTACCTTAACTATTGAACAATATGCAAGTGAAACATGGTACAGATCTAGTTTGCATCTAGACTATAACATCGGtctgatatttaattttagttcCAAGTAAAATAAAGTCAAAAAGGTAGCCTTACATTTGATTTTCTTCCATAAAGAATTGTGTGAAGAACTTGAATATTCTCATCATCCTTTCTTCCTAACAGCTTGAAGACCACTGGAAGTTAACATGATCAGAAGAAACCACAAAGTAATTGATTGTTTGCACTTTGCAACATGACTGAATGAGGTCATACACACATAAGGAAATGCACTAAATTACTAATATTGCAAAAAATATTTGCGCCCAAATTTCTCTGAATGTAAAAACtagctaaaataatatttaaaaagaataaaaaatcacTTCCCTCCTACCGATAAGGTTCAGGTCTGATTTAGGATCAATCATTAGCTAAAGTAAGAAACATATAACTTGCAATATTCCCCAACATAACAAAGTTTTACATTGGAAGATGAGAAAGCAAGTCACATATATCAAACAAAAAAAGGGATCCGATTAAGATTTAAGACATGCAGTAAATCCACCATAATGGATCAGCTGGAATAGGTGAACACATTTTCAGCAaagtactgaaaaaaaaaaaagaatgcatcCAACCTATTTCCTTTCCTAGTTTGACCAATTAAGCTCTTAAGTATCTTAAGCAATCAACAAAACGAGAGTGGTCAGGTTGACCAGAGACGGTAAAGGAGCTTCAAGGATGACTGTCAAATAGGGGTTAATCCTGCAATGCTACAGAAGCTTGGCAAGAAACAAATCCCATAAGTCATGTCTGCATGTGACCCTCTGAATACTTTGGATGAGTGCAAAGAAACATATATGTGGCATCAAACCAAGAAACATGCTTGCTCACTTTGACGTGGAAAGCCTGGAAAAAAGAATCGATGATAAGCTTTCCCAACTTTTCCCTCATACCTTTGTCACACAATAGTCCCTTGTAATAGTGTgcaatttcaaaatattaatgaatcaataactaaaacaTCTTTCACTGAAAGGGGGAAGAAAGGAAGCATGTTTCTTGATATCATCTTTGTGAATAGGACCTGGTATCTCAGTTAGTTTTGAATACATAGGTCTTGGATTTAGGCATGGTCCACACTACATTATTCCCAGGCAGCATAACAACTTGCAGAAACCAAAATTAGGTTACATCAGGAAACAGGCAAAGGCATATACAATAGCaaatgtttgtttgtttttttttttttttttgccaaaaatAACTCATGGTGTCAAGGAATGCAAAATTTGATGAGAGAGATGATCTCATTTGGATACTGTAGAGTCGCTGGAACACTCATAAGAACTAAAAAACTCAAGGCTAGGAAATGATCCATTCAAGAATATCACAGAAGATGAAGTCCAGTTTTCCGAAATCAGAATGCTGATGAGAGATTAAAGATCAAATCAACCTGGAGAATAATGTTAACAGATGTAGGAATTGGAATGCAAAGAAGCAAATATTGATTTGTAGGGTCTGTACTCTGTACTTTCATCTTCGATTGGACTGCACTTATTCTTAGATAGCCACCAACTTTCCTATAAATTTCATAAATGGTAATTACATTAGTCACTTTATTTGCTAGTATATTGGCCTTATGACTCACAGGAAAACTCACTATGCATGTACAAAAATATAATTGTAAAAACTATGTTCCACATCTAGTTTTCATTATAGGAAAACTTGTTTGGCAGTTCCACATTTAATGGAAGTGAGATTTGCCATAATGTCAATAAAACTTGTGAAAGTAATGATTGTATCTCTTTTCATATATTTGATTCATGTTACAAGAGGCCCTATATATAGAGCAATAAAGATGTAGATACAATGAagcatataaattaaatattctgTTATCTAATTTATCTTCTTCTAATTTATCTCTCGTGattgatacatattgatatattttctAAACAAGATTATTCtcaacactccccctcaagtTGGAGCATATATATGATGTATGCCTAGCTTGTGACAAATGTAATGTACCCGAGGACCCCTAAGTGCTTTGGTGAACAAATCTACCAGCTGATCCCTTGACCCAACAAATGCAGTCGCAATATCTTGTGACAGTACTTTTTCTCGAATAAAGTGGTAGTCAACTTCAATATGTTTAGTCCTTTCATGAAAAATGAGATTTGAGGCAATATGCATTGCTGCCTAATTATCACAAAATGATTTCATAAGTTGTAATTGTGTCATGCCCAATTATCCCAGCAGCTGCTTCAACCATATCAGCTCACAAATAATTAAGGCCATAGCTCTATGTTTAGCCTCTGCATTTGAACGGACCACAATATTCTACTTTTTACTCTTCTGGGAGATCAAGTTTCCTTCAAACAATACACAATATCCTATCATAGACCTTCTATCAGATGGTGAACCAGCCCAATCAGCATCAGTATAGCCAATTAGCTAAGCATGACAGCTGTCTTAATACAATAAGCCTCTTCCAGGTGCAGCCTTGACATATTTGATATTCGAGTTACTGCATCCCAGTGTACCTTGGTTAGAGAATCTAGAAATTGACTTATAACACTGGCAGCAAAGGAGATGTCTAATCTAATAATTGTGAGATAATTCAACTTACCAACCAATCTTCGATATCGCGCAGAATCTGAGAAAAGCTCCCCTTCTCTTGGTGCTAGTCTGACATTCAGATCCATATGAGTATCAATGGGTTTGGATTCAAGTAATCCAGTTTCCTCTGAAATATCCAATGCATACTTCCTCTAACATATATAGATACTatatttagatcttgaaatctcaaTTCCGAGAAAATACTTCAGAGATCCCAAATCTTTGGTCTAAAACTGTGAATACAAATGAGTCTTAAGTTGAATAATACCAACTTCATCATCTCCAGTGATgactatatcatcaacatagacaatAAAAATATTCTGTCCCTTACAATATCTATAGAAAATAGAGTGATCTGATTGAGATCTCACTAGTCCAAAGTCCAAAACAATTGAACTAAAGTGGCTAAATCAGGCCTGAAGTGACTACTTTAAGCCATATAATGACTTTTTGAGATTACATACTTTGCTAGAGTACTCTCCGTAAGCAACAAATCTAAGAAGTTACTCCATATAGACATCCTTGAGATCTCTATGCAAAAGATATTCTTGATGTCTAGCTGATGCATAGTCCAGTGATGAATAGTAGCTAGAGAAAAAAGCAAACGAACTGAAACAATCTTAGCTATCAGAAAGAAGGTCTCACCAAAGTCTATCCCAAAAATTTGAGCATAGCCTTTCGCAACAAGTCGAGCCTTCAAATGATCAACCTTTCTACTAGGAGATACCTTCACTGTGTACACCCAATGACATCCGACTATAGTCTGACCAGATGGCAAAGACATCAGTTTCCAAGTACCATTAGCATATAAGACAGACATCTCTTCCATCATTGCTGTCCGCCAGCCAAGATGTGCCAATGCCTCTATGGTAGAGCAAGGAATAGAAACAAAATCTGAGGAAGAGAGAAGGGCTGTATAGGGAATAGATAAGCGATGATAGCTCAAGAAATTATAAATGGGATAAGGATTAGCAGTAGCACATCTACCTTTTCTATGTGCAATGGGTAGATCAAGTTCAAAAGGTGATAGTGATGGTGATGATTGATCGGAGGTGGAGGAAGCTATAGGTACAGAAGAGATCTTGGTAAGTCTCACTAGAGTGTCATGCACTTCTTCTGCTATAGTGATTTTTGCCTGAGATGCCTTTTGCCTGCGTTGATATGTGATAAGGTCACTCTGTCCTGCTTTCCTAAAAGAAAAACTTGAAAAGGGCATAAAAGTAAATATTTTTAGAAGAGGAAGGGACGCAACAGTAGTGGATAACTCAGATAATGATGTAGTAGAATTGGAGAAGGAGTAGATTCAAAAAAGATAAAATCGACACAAATAAAATATCGATAAAGTTCAGAAGAGTAGCAGCTATACCCTTTTTACCCTCGTAaatgttcaaaaaaattaaatttaatagaaCGAGCAGATAACTTAGATGCACTGAGAGATAACTGATGAGCAAAGCATATACATCCAAAAACACATGGGGGTAATGAATACAAGGCATTCTCGGTCgcggtcggcccgagtcaaaagccaggacgagcttccttccagctggccgatcttctcctgtgcaaccgacagctccgctccaagagagctgatcttggaagcctgagcccaagatcggtcgctggcgcgcttcttatgttcctcgagctccttcttaaagttcgctttcctccggctgtactccacgATCCCTTTCACATGGAGATTccaaaagtaggtggcctccgcagtggcctctgagtggctctccctcagcctacgaagctcgtcctccatctccctcgacttttttgttaaatgacggactttcttcctcagatgtcggatcgtaGACCTCAgcggaactccctgtggcaaggaaagcacttcggcaggacactattatcgggagataaaagcgtcaaggcgcagctcattgcagaaaaaaaaaaaaagagaaaaagagaaaggagaagaaaagttccCCATAAGGgggagcccaattttattgattgaatgcctCTTAACgacaaaaggaaaaaggaaaatcgCAGTGAAAGaagaatacaaagtcagaggtctcagacctccgaagcaggagttggggagcccggtgttcttggaaggggggctgtggtggcagcggcagtagtagagggcccggcttcatcttcagacgtctcgtccaagaagctgaagtcgagctcgaaaaattttttgaccatcttctcttggcagagctcgaatcctttgatgaatgcatcttggccgaacttgacgttcaggtccctcatttcagcagaggccttgaactcctccaccgcttggaccctggcctccgagatcagaaccggaatctgctccgtcagatttgcgacctcggcctccgccttcctcaccatctcctccgaggcctgcttttctttctcaaggacctcttggaggttggctacctcggcagccttttccttgagaTGGGCGGCCTCGGTCCGGCGgccctcctccgcctggatagcatccctcctcgtcttgttcgtcgcctcgatgttggcgagaagctggtgcccgatctgcaaggacggccaggaggtcagaatgaaagttgagaagttaattgaatgaaggagcgaggggaaggaggaaagtgaatctgcttacctcgagaaaggatcctagagaGTCTCAAACCCGCTGTTTGGGATCGACGCgaatgatcctctggacgacttcggacaggacgcacccgtcgaccagtcgctttatcaggcccctgtcattaaagagattctccaccggctcttcctcggagccgtgggattcttcgatggcggctcgacggccgctgaccctgcgggccaccgtcttctttctcctccccctctcaaccctggcacctcctcgaagcgggcccccgaagcgggaacctcggcaggagaactccttgaagaggctcagGGAACCGGgggctcggcgtctgaaggaacatcgaccgtgagggccgcctgggcaggcgtggccgagctcgtctcctccgttctggccttcttcgcagacccggaggccgcagcgccttttcttttgtgaaccttgaggctcctggcaagcatccgtgctgcttcgacgtccattcctaaaaaaaaaataataataaaataataaaaaaaagaagaagagagaaaaaagagatcagcaacggagtgaaaaaaggaagaggtgacgcgcagtaaaaaaaaaacaaagagaaaaaaagggggggaagagaagaagaagagaagaagaagagaagaagaaaagaagaagaaaggaaagatggaatactcgcaggatccaggggactcaagccgatgttgaacagaaattgctgcttcagaaggttgggaagggaaggagttggataactaagaagcttccgggcagcctgaaggtcgtccccccaggctgggagcccggcggacagagtccctcagggagccctaagggggcaatcccagctttaagatcggacattggacgtagaggtacttttccttccagttatggatagaagagggagcacctttcagcaaccccttcttgccgaactggggagagaagtaccaccagtcctttgccgaggggtggcgcttgaaggtgtaaaaatacctaaacaaaggaagagatggctgaacttcgactacgtggcaaaggaagaggaaccctatcaaaaatctaaaggagttcagcGCGActaaagctaaagaaatgtctagaaaacGAAAAAGAGGGACGACGAAGGATGGAAGCGGGAGCCGGAGTccagcacgaaaggcctcctggtacaggcagaaacggccaggtggggggtgctAGTCCGATCGGCGGGATcagaaagctccagctcgtactccagagaaattccatactgaacctttatcagtagaagttcatccggagtcagagaacagggaatggcgtccagcgcaaaaatcggacgaggtccagccctagatatgggttcgtctacggtatgagggttctgagggactgaggcagacgaatCTCGGAACCATTAGagacggaggtgccagaagacatttcaagtaagaaccctaaaaatcccagAGAGATCAGGCGAAATAAAAGGCGAAAGGTTCGTGGGGGACCAAACAAgtagaatgcggcagaagaaaaatgaagaagaaggagcacctagatggcaagagaaggaacgaaagttctggaactaacctaagtcactccgaaggatgcagaagtgcagggacagggatgactcgaagaacacttaGGGCCAAAACGGAcaccaaggaaggtcagagctctcggagagaaggcgagcaacaacaggactttcaggcagaacgAAACTCCTGGAGgcagaagggcgggtttaaatagaccctgggatccggcgctataatgatcgcggatctccccaggccgacccatgttcgtcacgtgtcccactcgccacagtaggcggctaaaagcggctgacagctggcatggccattattgcaccgtacctagagcaatgctccagcgaAAATTCCGAAAAGTCTCTTCAGATCGCccgaatttgaaaagactctggcacgcgcACATTAAATGTCAGGATTTCTGAGGACGGTCGtgcgcagaattcaagggggcaacttcggctgtaaaaacttctctatacttccttcattcgaagctcgaactcgaaagtgggggactggtgttgggtataaaatatcccccccagccgaagttcgggtCGGGAGTGACTCTCCCGAGACTCTGCCGGCGTCCGACCTTGGGTGACAtatttccgaacctctctggtggttgagcttccgcaacattcccaagttctgctgacggataaactcccacagcttttTCCGCAAGTGTCGATcaggttcccccgacggacgaacccctgccgcatctcccggatttctccaacgatgagcttcttcagtcgtctaacaggctactccaaatgctctcgggACTCTActgtcggccgacctcctacaagggtcgacCATTCTCTggacctcttccagatttttttccaacaggattcaatcgactccaatccgaatttcttccagaacttcgtcagttcgtagtggccgaacttttccaacagcagatctccacgacggacgaactccatccaagtttctacggcggtcgaccgccttctggacttcgtccgagctcctacgggagccggactccagccctgagctcctattgcaggtaggccccatccgaattctgacaagggtcggactccgagcccccactacAAGCGGtttacttcgaacttctactacaagcggtctacttcgaatctttactacgagcggtccacgtcagatttctactgtaagcctcaacctgagcttctattatgaatgaattccctccgaacttctattgcaggcaggcttcggtcgagcttcctctacaaatgatccccatccggacttctacgggaatcggactccgaccgaacttctgtagcggacagatttcggacgaactcctacgacacacggactccaacagccagacccctccagcgggtgaacctctccagcaccatccgacatccactaccggtcgaccttctgtcggattctgcatgaaaccgaacttcatccacagaaagcccctgaccgagcttttacagcagatgaccttcgcctgcaacactagtgcccaaggcacccaacggtagaaggctcgccagcaacatccgagctcctcttagacggagaaccacctctctccaccagacaccccaaccgagcttcggccgataggcctggactccctggcaggccacagtaatggccacgaccctgctccacttcttgtaacagatcccacgcggctccatcatgctctggcgagtcacgacaacggacatcaccccactctccacaacaggctccatgtggcaggcctcgatgatggccacgactccactccactactctccgtaacaaactcctcatagccccgaacggcccactaccaggcggctacagacatcgctgtcaatctgttacgccttccgtctataaaaagggacccccagatacgttattccttaagctctaatctctatctcaaaactctgctaaaaaatttcgttcgagcactccattcttgttgaggcagagaactgacttgagcgtcggagggtcttgccggagcacctccaactccggtttaaactttctttgcaggtcccggcggcgatcgcgactcccttgactccagcttctccgacgccggcagatttttgcaccaacaactctCTTCCAAGGTCGAAAAAAATACCTTGGCAGGCCACCCCAAGAATATAGCTCTCACACGCTTACTCACAAATCctagaaatccatcaaaagggaggaaagagagaat from Elaeis guineensis isolate ETL-2024a chromosome 9, EG11, whole genome shotgun sequence includes these protein-coding regions:
- the LOC105042140 gene encoding DEK domain-containing chromatin-associated protein 1 isoform X3 — encoded protein: MAEALGGRKRKRRGEAKASGLGNAESVVKTAEQRKTRSASREEVALVARPVRERKPVDRFVAGAPQPRKVGESMAFSIEQGPGTKLQDIPNVVFKLLGRKDDENIQVLHTILYGRKSNAKERAKVKEWLAKCNKERLLVLCELLNVPDAKATTKKGEISAKLLEFLESPHVTGRDVLTENVERGRKCKRIKESSQKASGETLPNTKNKMPRGSANWVTGCVQES
- the LOC105042140 gene encoding DEK domain-containing chromatin-associated protein 2 isoform X1, with the translated sequence MAEALGGRKRKRRGEAKASGLGNAESVVKTAEQRKTRSASREEVALVARPVRERKPVDRFVAGAPQPRKVGESMAFSIEQGPGTKLQDIPNVVFKLLGRKDDENIQVLHTILYGRKSNAKERAKVKEWLAKCNKERLLVLCELLNVPDAKATTKKGEISAKLLEFLESPHVTGRDVLTENVERGRKCKRIKESSQKASGETLPNTKNKKRLHYLRGMDRLQKKAKCPLGRSQ
- the LOC105042140 gene encoding DEK domain-containing chromatin-associated protein 1 isoform X4, which produces MAEALGGRKRKRRGEAKASGLGNAESVVKTAEQRKTRSASREEVALVARPVRERKPVDRFVAGAPQPRKVGESMAFSIEQGPGTKLQDIPNVVFKLLGRKDDENIQVLHTILYGRKSNAKERAKVKEWLAKCNKERLLVLCELLNVPDAKATTKKGEISAKLLEFLESPHVTGRDVLTENRGRKCKRIKESSQKASGETLPNTKNKMPRGSANWVTGCVQES